The sequence ACACGAGAAAGAATCTCAAGTGTTTCGTTACCTGAGATTCTTACTATTCCTATTGCTCCGCCAGGGGCGGTAGCGAGTGCGCAAATTGTGTCGACCGACATTAAACGTTAAAGATTAAACATTAAACATTAGATGCGGTCGAGAACTTTTTCGATAAGGGTATCGATGCTGTTCTTGTACTCGGTGTTCATCTTCTGGGCGTAGCGGTTGGCGATAACCATGCAGCAGGTCATAGCACGATGACCCAGCAGCGATGCCATACCGGCGAGGGCTGATGACTCCATCTCGAAGTTGCAGATCTTCAAGCCATCATACTCAAAGCTCTCAATCTTCTCGTTCTGCTTGGGATCCTCGATGTTAGCACGCAGCACACGACCCTGAGGACCGTAGAATCCACCACACGAGATAGTATAACCACGAACCATATCGTCCTTTGCAATGCGGTCGATAAGCTCAGCATCGGCTACCGATACGTAAGGAGCGCCCTTGATGGGGTTCCAGTTCATGTGCTGCTTAAAAGCCTCTTCAAGCTTCAGGTCGCACACCTTATTACGGTCGGCATAGTAGTTCAGCAAACCATCAAAACCAATGCTCTTTACGCTGGCTACGAAACATCCGGTAGGGGTGTTGGGCTGCAAACCGCCACAGGTACCGATACGTACCATGGTGAGGGTGCGATGCTCGGCTTTCTCCTCGCGGGTGTTATAATCGATGTTGGCGAGCGTGTCGAGCTCGTTGGCTACGATATCAATATTGTCGCAACCGATACCGTGACTCTGTACAGTGATGCGTTTGCCTTTATACATACCTGTGATGGTGTGGAACTCGCGACTGCTAACCTCGCACTCCTTTGAGTCGAAGTGAGCTGCAACGGTGTCTACTCGGGCTGGATCGCCTACCAGCACCACCTTGTCGGCCAGCTGTTCTGGCTTCAGATGCAGATGGAAACATGAACCATCGGCATTGATAATCAGTTCTGATTCTGGAAAATTCTTCTTCATAGACTGTATGTATTATTTAATTTTACTTTTTATTTCTGCATTACGGATTGCTTTATCCAACTGTTTTACGTTGGCGTTCAGCTCTACCACCTCGGCTTCGAGCTTCAGAATCTCGTTCTTCAGCACTTTTCTACCGTTGGTGTTGGCTGTGTGATACTGCTGGCGCAACTGGGCCAGGCGTGCGTTGGCGGTATCCAACTTGCTCTGCTGTTCCACCAGCTCAGGGTAGAGCGATTTGGCTTCTTTCGATTGGAAGTTTACTGTCGCTTTACCTTTGTTGTTTGTTTTTTCGACTGATGTGCCAGCGGCGTATTTCTGCTTGATACGCTCGAGGGCAGCCTGACGCTCAGCGCCATCGCCCCAGGTATCAGCAATGCTGGTGATATCAGCCAGATGTCGGATCTGCTCTTCTGAATACACGGTGCCATCGTAAGTCTTACGTGTCTCTGATGGCACGAAGATATAGATACATACCTTGCCCTCAGGCTGGCGACGATCGCTGGCGAAGTAACCGATACGGTTTGTTTCGTCGATAGCGTACATGTAGTCGTTGGCCTCAGAGTTGAAAGGCATACCGATATTCTCGGGTTTCAGGAATGAACCACTACGCGAGTCGTAGCGTGTCACAAAGATGTCGTAGCCGCCAATACTCTCTTCGCCCTTACCGGCAAAGTAGAAGGTTACGCCATCGGCAAGCATAAAGGGGTAGGAGGCCTCGCTGATGCCCTCGCTGATACCAGTAAGGCGCTGCGCACGGCTCCATTCGTTACCCAGTTTGTCGGATGTGAAGAGCTGCTGCAGCGTGTCGACAGGCTGACTGAAGTACACCTTGTTGCCCATCTCGTTGATGTAAAGGCAACCCTGCTGCTGATTGTTGAAGAAGGTGCCCGTAGGCATCAGCTTACCCGATTCTGAAGAGAGTCGGATTGAAGCCAAGAACTGCTCCTTATCGGTTACGATACTGTCGATAATCACAATTTGCTGTGTCATCTCGCGCATATTGGTGATGCGTGGATCCT is a genomic window of Xylanibacter ruminicola 23 containing:
- a CDS encoding nucleoside phosphorylase, producing the protein MKKNFPESELIINADGSCFHLHLKPEQLADKVVLVGDPARVDTVAAHFDSKECEVSSREFHTITGMYKGKRITVQSHGIGCDNIDIVANELDTLANIDYNTREEKAEHRTLTMVRIGTCGGLQPNTPTGCFVASVKSIGFDGLLNYYADRNKVCDLKLEEAFKQHMNWNPIKGAPYVSVADAELIDRIAKDDMVRGYTISCGGFYGPQGRVLRANIEDPKQNEKIESFEYDGLKICNFEMESSALAGMASLLGHRAMTCCMVIANRYAQKMNTEYKNSIDTLIEKVLDRI